In Halococcus salsus, one DNA window encodes the following:
- a CDS encoding 50S ribosomal protein L13: protein MNSAEFEPDIVVDARDCILGRVASQVAERALDGERIAVVNAEEAVITGSDDDVMEVFETRAGLGSDQGPRYPKRPDRIMKRSIRGMLPYKRPRGREAFENVRVYVGNPFEGSEVLDDTSLDRLSNIKFVQLGDVSKNLGANVTW from the coding sequence ATGAATAGTGCAGAATTCGAACCCGACATCGTGGTCGACGCCCGGGACTGCATCCTCGGGCGGGTGGCCAGTCAGGTGGCCGAACGCGCACTCGACGGCGAACGTATCGCCGTCGTGAACGCGGAGGAGGCCGTCATCACCGGCAGCGACGACGACGTGATGGAGGTCTTCGAGACCCGCGCGGGGCTCGGCTCCGACCAGGGACCGCGCTACCCCAAGCGGCCGGACCGGATCATGAAGCGCTCGATCCGCGGCATGCTGCCGTACAAGCGGCCGCGCGGTCGCGAGGCCTTCGAGAACGTCCGCGTCTACGTCGGCAACCCGTTCGAGGGGAGCGAGGTGCTCGACGACACCTCGCTCGACCGGCTCTCGAACATCAAGTTCGTCCAGCTCGGCGACGTCAGCAAGAACCTCGGCGCGAACGTCACGTGGTGA
- a CDS encoding 50S ribosomal protein L18e, which translates to MSKTNPRLTSLIDELESVARETESPVWQAVADRLEKPRRTHAEVNLGRIERYAKEDETVVVPGKVLGSGVLQKPVTVAAVDFSGTAETKIDQVGEHVALEDAIESNPEGSNVRVIR; encoded by the coding sequence ATGAGCAAGACCAATCCGAGGCTCACGAGTCTCATCGACGAACTGGAGTCGGTCGCGCGCGAGACGGAGAGTCCCGTCTGGCAGGCCGTGGCCGACCGCCTCGAGAAACCCCGGCGGACCCACGCCGAGGTCAACCTCGGGCGGATCGAACGCTACGCGAAAGAAGACGAGACGGTCGTCGTCCCGGGGAAGGTGCTCGGGAGCGGCGTCCTCCAGAAGCCAGTCACCGTCGCGGCGGTTGACTTCTCGGGGACGGCCGAGACCAAGATCGATCAGGTGGGAGAGCACGTCGCGCTCGAAGACGCGATCGAATCGAACCCCGAGGGCTCGAACGTGCGGGTGATCCGATGA
- a CDS encoding CDC48 family AAA ATPase, producing the protein MKLSVKPLKQKDAGRGLAAVDRAAMEELGLENGDYILIEGSDGRAIARVWPGYPDDQGRDVIRIDGQLRGEAQVGIDDRVSVEKADVKPADSVTVALPQNLRIRGNIGPYIQDKLSGQAITQGQTIPFSLGFGPFSGNSGQRIPLRVAETSPSGTVIVADTTTIEVSEKPAEEIVSEDGDDTASTPSVTYEDIGGLDRELEQVREMIELPMRHPELFKQLGIDPPKGVLLHGPPGTGKTLIAKAVANEIDAHFETISGPEIMSKYYGESEEQLREIFDEAEENEPAIVFIDEIDSIAPKRDDTSGDVERRVVAQLLSLMDGLEERGQVTVIAATNRVDAIDPALRRGGRFDREIEIGVPDKEGRKEILQVHTRGMPLEEGIDLDTYAENTHGFVGSDLESLAKESAMNALRRIRPELDLDEEEVDAEVLESLRVTRDDMKSALKGIEPSALREVFVEVPDTSWENVGGLEDTKERLRETVQWPLDYPEVFEAMDMNAAKGVMMYGPPGTGKTLLAKAVANEAQSNFISIKGPELLNKFVGESEKGVREVFSKARENAPTVVFFDEIDSIAGERGQHANDSGVGERVVSQLLTELDGLEELEDVVVIATSNRPDLIDSALLRPGRLDRHVHVPVPDEEGREAIFEVHTRNKPLAEDVDLADLARRTEGYVGADIEAVTREAAMAATRELIEMSDPEDLVGNVGNVRIGVEHFDQALDEVNPSVTAETRERYEEIESRFNAGEPANNEPEIGQTFQ; encoded by the coding sequence ATGAAGCTCTCAGTCAAACCGCTGAAGCAGAAGGACGCGGGCCGCGGCCTCGCGGCCGTCGACCGCGCCGCGATGGAGGAGCTCGGGCTCGAGAACGGCGACTACATCCTGATCGAGGGGAGCGACGGCCGCGCGATCGCGCGGGTCTGGCCGGGCTACCCCGACGACCAGGGTCGTGACGTGATCCGTATCGACGGCCAGCTCCGCGGCGAGGCCCAGGTGGGCATCGACGACCGCGTGAGCGTCGAGAAGGCCGACGTCAAACCGGCCGACTCGGTGACGGTGGCGCTGCCCCAGAACCTTCGGATCCGGGGGAACATCGGCCCCTACATCCAGGACAAGCTCTCGGGACAGGCGATCACGCAGGGCCAGACGATCCCGTTCTCGCTCGGCTTCGGGCCGTTCTCGGGGAACTCCGGCCAGCGCATTCCGCTGCGAGTCGCGGAGACGTCCCCGAGCGGGACCGTGATCGTCGCCGACACGACCACGATCGAGGTCAGCGAGAAGCCCGCCGAGGAGATCGTCTCCGAGGACGGCGACGACACCGCCAGCACGCCCTCCGTGACCTACGAGGACATCGGTGGCCTCGACCGCGAGCTCGAACAGGTCCGCGAGATGATCGAGCTCCCGATGCGCCACCCCGAGCTCTTCAAGCAGCTCGGCATCGACCCGCCGAAGGGCGTCCTGCTCCACGGCCCGCCCGGCACGGGCAAGACCCTGATCGCGAAGGCGGTCGCCAACGAGATCGACGCCCACTTCGAGACCATCTCGGGCCCCGAGATCATGTCGAAGTACTACGGCGAGTCCGAAGAACAGCTCCGGGAGATCTTCGACGAGGCCGAGGAGAACGAACCCGCGATCGTCTTCATCGACGAGATCGACTCGATCGCCCCCAAACGCGACGACACCTCGGGTGACGTCGAGCGCCGGGTCGTCGCCCAGCTCCTCAGCCTGATGGACGGGCTCGAAGAGCGCGGCCAGGTCACCGTGATCGCCGCCACCAACCGCGTGGACGCGATCGACCCCGCGCTCCGGCGCGGCGGCCGGTTCGACCGCGAGATCGAGATCGGCGTGCCCGACAAGGAAGGCCGAAAGGAGATCCTCCAGGTCCACACGCGCGGGATGCCGCTGGAGGAGGGGATCGACCTCGACACCTACGCCGAGAACACCCACGGGTTCGTCGGTTCGGACCTCGAATCGCTGGCGAAGGAGTCGGCGATGAACGCCCTCAGGCGAATTCGACCCGAGCTCGACCTCGACGAGGAGGAGGTCGACGCCGAGGTGCTCGAATCGTTGCGGGTCACCCGCGACGACATGAAGAGCGCGCTGAAGGGCATCGAGCCGTCCGCGCTCCGCGAGGTGTTCGTCGAGGTCCCCGACACCAGCTGGGAGAACGTCGGCGGGCTCGAAGACACCAAGGAACGCCTCCGCGAGACGGTGCAGTGGCCGCTCGACTACCCCGAGGTGTTCGAGGCGATGGACATGAACGCCGCGAAGGGCGTGATGATGTACGGCCCGCCGGGCACGGGGAAGACCCTGCTCGCGAAGGCCGTCGCCAACGAGGCCCAATCGAACTTCATCTCGATCAAGGGCCCCGAACTCCTCAACAAGTTCGTCGGCGAGTCCGAGAAGGGCGTCCGCGAGGTCTTCTCGAAGGCCCGCGAGAACGCACCCACGGTCGTGTTCTTCGACGAGATCGACTCGATCGCGGGCGAGCGCGGCCAGCACGCCAACGATTCGGGCGTCGGCGAGCGCGTCGTCTCGCAGCTCCTCACCGAGCTCGATGGGCTCGAAGAGCTAGAGGACGTCGTGGTGATCGCGACCTCGAATCGACCGGACCTGATCGACAGCGCGTTGCTCAGACCTGGGCGGCTCGACAGACACGTCCACGTCCCGGTGCCCGACGAGGAGGGCCGGGAGGCTATCTTCGAGGTTCACACCCGGAACAAGCCGCTGGCCGAGGACGTCGACCTCGCCGACCTCGCGCGCCGAACGGAGGGCTACGTCGGCGCGGACATCGAGGCCGTCACCCGCGAGGCCGCGATGGCCGCGACCCGCGAGCTCATCGAGATGAGCGACCCCGAGGACCTGGTCGGCAACGTCGGCAACGTCCGGATCGGCGTCGAGCACTTCGACCAGGCGCTCGACGAGGTCAACCCGAGCGTCACCGCCGAGACCAGGGAGCGCTACGAGGAGATCGAGTCCCGGTTCAACGCCGGCGAACCCGCGAACAACGAACCCGAGATCGGGCAGACCTTCCAGTAA
- a CDS encoding Mrp/NBP35 family ATP-binding protein, whose amino-acid sequence MNVSDVQDLLSNVEDPDLGDDIVSLGLVNDIEVRDEVAHISLALGAPYSPNETAIAGRVREVCADAGIEVDLTASVERSQDVLPGVKNVIAVASGKGGVGKSTVAVNLAAGLSEMGARVGLFDADIYGPNVPRMVRADQRPQATPEEKIVPPEKYGMKLMSMDFLVGQDDPVIWRGPMVHKVLTQLFEDVEWGALDYMVVDLPPGTGDTQLTMLQTVPLAGAVIVTTPQDVAIDDARKGLEMFGKHETPVLGIVENMSGFVCPDCGAEHDLFGKGGGRAFAEEVEMPFLGELPLDPAVREGGDGGSPVVLDEGDTADAFRNLTENTANNVGIVHRNRLVTGDRGEPSTPDAP is encoded by the coding sequence ATGAACGTATCCGACGTGCAGGACCTCCTCTCGAACGTCGAGGACCCGGATCTCGGTGACGACATCGTCTCGCTCGGCCTCGTCAACGACATCGAGGTTCGGGACGAGGTCGCGCACATCTCGCTCGCGCTCGGTGCGCCCTACTCGCCGAACGAAACCGCCATCGCGGGGCGGGTGCGCGAGGTCTGTGCCGACGCGGGTATCGAGGTCGACCTCACCGCGAGCGTCGAGCGGAGCCAGGACGTCCTGCCGGGCGTGAAGAACGTCATCGCGGTCGCGAGCGGGAAGGGTGGGGTCGGGAAGTCCACCGTCGCGGTGAACCTCGCCGCGGGGCTCTCGGAGATGGGGGCGCGCGTTGGGCTGTTCGACGCCGACATCTACGGCCCGAACGTTCCCCGGATGGTCAGGGCCGACCAGCGCCCACAGGCCACCCCGGAGGAGAAGATCGTCCCGCCCGAGAAGTACGGCATGAAGCTCATGAGCATGGACTTCCTCGTCGGTCAGGACGACCCCGTGATCTGGCGCGGCCCGATGGTCCACAAGGTCCTCACCCAGCTCTTCGAGGACGTCGAGTGGGGCGCGCTGGACTACATGGTGGTCGACCTGCCCCCGGGCACCGGCGACACCCAGCTCACCATGCTCCAGACCGTTCCGCTCGCCGGGGCCGTCATCGTCACCACGCCGCAGGACGTCGCCATCGACGACGCGCGGAAGGGCCTCGAGATGTTCGGCAAACACGAGACCCCCGTGCTGGGGATCGTCGAGAACATGAGCGGGTTCGTCTGCCCGGACTGCGGCGCAGAACACGACCTCTTCGGGAAGGGCGGCGGTCGCGCGTTCGCCGAGGAGGTCGAGATGCCGTTCCTCGGGGAGCTCCCGCTCGACCCCGCCGTTCGGGAGGGCGGCGACGGCGGTTCACCGGTCGTGCTCGACGAGGGCGACACCGCCGACGCCTTCCGGAACCTGACCGAGAACACCGCGAACAACGTCGGGATCGTCCACCGCAACCGACTGGTGACCGGTGACCGTGGTGAGCCGTCGACGCCGGACGCACCGTAA
- a CDS encoding DNA-directed RNA polymerase subunit K, with the protein MANQRYNRYEKARIIGARALQIAYGAPVLVQTESTEPILIAAEEYDADVLPFTVWRGEQ; encoded by the coding sequence ATGGCGAACCAACGCTACAACCGATACGAGAAGGCCCGGATCATCGGCGCACGTGCGCTCCAGATCGCCTACGGCGCGCCGGTGCTGGTCCAGACCGAGAGCACCGAGCCGATACTGATCGCCGCCGAGGAGTACGACGCCGACGTGTTGCCGTTCACCGTCTGGCGGGGCGAGCAGTGA
- a CDS encoding dihydrofolate reductase family protein → MSCDDQGGSMAALIYVVSHSLDGYIADENGNFDWSEPSEDAHAFFDDHQRSVGTSLLGRRMYETMRVWDTVVLDDLPAVQREFAEAWRATDKVVYSTTLDAVPESRTRLERTFDADAIRTMKAQADRDLSIGGAGLAAEAIQAGLVDRYRLRIVPTIVGGGIRALPDGVRVDLALDTTRRFDDGSVLVDYRRR, encoded by the coding sequence ATGAGCTGTGACGACCAAGGGGGATCCATGGCCGCGCTCATCTACGTCGTCAGCCACTCGCTCGACGGCTACATCGCCGACGAGAACGGCAACTTCGACTGGTCGGAGCCGTCCGAGGACGCACACGCCTTCTTCGACGACCACCAGCGATCGGTCGGCACTTCCCTTCTCGGCCGTCGTATGTACGAGACGATGCGGGTGTGGGACACCGTCGTCCTCGACGACCTCCCCGCAGTCCAACGCGAGTTCGCCGAGGCGTGGCGGGCGACCGACAAAGTCGTCTACTCGACCACCCTGGACGCCGTGCCGGAATCGCGGACCCGACTGGAGCGGACGTTCGACGCCGACGCGATACGAACCATGAAAGCCCAGGCCGACCGCGACCTGTCTATCGGTGGGGCCGGACTCGCTGCCGAGGCCATCCAGGCAGGGCTGGTGGACCGCTATCGACTGCGCATCGTCCCGACGATCGTCGGCGGGGGAATCCGAGCCCTCCCCGATGGAGTGCGGGTCGACCTCGCTCTCGACACGACACGTCGGTTCGACGACGGCTCCGTTCTCGTCGACTATCGCCGCCGGTGA
- a CDS encoding DNA-directed RNA polymerase subunit D: MSTTDYEVEFIDVDEREARFLVRGITPAFANGIRRAMVADVPTLSIDTVRVIENSSVMFDEQIGHRLGMVPLSAPPHEFEVGESVTLGLDVSGPDTAYSGDLQSADSMVEPAEQNVPIIDLKEDQRLEVEAEAVLDSGKSHAKHQGGVAVGYRHLQHVEVAGDADEFADEEPNILRGVIEDDGELVPTEEFGSDLTNRYPGKELEVTDVPNAFVFHVETDGSMSVEELVLAAVDSLGDRANELREAVQL; encoded by the coding sequence ATGAGCACCACCGACTACGAGGTCGAGTTCATCGACGTCGACGAGCGCGAGGCGCGCTTTCTCGTTCGCGGGATCACGCCGGCGTTCGCCAACGGGATCCGGCGGGCGATGGTGGCGGACGTGCCGACGCTCTCGATCGACACGGTGAGAGTGATCGAGAACTCGTCGGTGATGTTCGACGAGCAGATCGGCCATCGGCTCGGGATGGTGCCCCTCTCGGCCCCGCCCCACGAGTTCGAGGTCGGCGAGAGCGTGACCCTGGGGCTCGACGTCTCGGGGCCCGACACCGCCTACTCGGGCGACCTCCAGAGCGCGGACTCGATGGTCGAACCCGCCGAGCAGAACGTCCCGATCATCGACCTGAAGGAGGACCAGCGCCTCGAAGTCGAGGCCGAAGCCGTGCTCGATAGCGGGAAGAGCCACGCCAAACACCAGGGCGGCGTGGCCGTCGGCTACCGCCACCTCCAGCACGTCGAGGTGGCCGGCGACGCCGACGAGTTCGCCGACGAGGAGCCGAACATCCTCCGCGGCGTGATCGAGGACGACGGCGAGCTGGTCCCGACCGAGGAGTTCGGTAGCGACCTCACGAACCGGTACCCGGGCAAGGAGCTCGAGGTGACCGATGTCCCGAACGCGTTCGTCTTCCACGTCGAAACCGACGGGTCGATGAGCGTCGAGGAGCTGGTGCTCGCGGCCGTCGACTCGCTCGGCGACCGCGCGAACGAACTCCGCGAGGCGGTTCAGCTGTAA
- a CDS encoding 30S ribosomal protein S11, translating to MSANEGNEDRWAVAHVHASFNNTIISVTDLTGAETLAKSSGGTVVKQNRDEASPYAAMQMAETVAEEVLAQGIEGVHVKLRGPGGNLQKSPGPGAQATVRALARAGLEIGRIEDVTPIPHDGTRAPKSSGF from the coding sequence ATGAGCGCCAACGAGGGCAACGAGGACCGCTGGGCCGTCGCCCACGTTCACGCCTCGTTCAACAACACCATCATCTCCGTTACGGACCTCACGGGGGCCGAGACCCTCGCGAAGTCGAGCGGTGGCACGGTGGTGAAACAGAACCGCGACGAAGCCTCGCCATACGCGGCAATGCAGATGGCCGAGACCGTCGCGGAGGAAGTGCTCGCCCAGGGTATCGAGGGCGTCCACGTCAAGCTTCGCGGTCCCGGCGGCAACCTCCAGAAGAGCCCCGGGCCGGGCGCACAGGCCACCGTCCGCGCGCTCGCCCGCGCCGGGCTCGAGATCGGCCGGATCGAGGACGTCACGCCGATCCCACACGACGGCACACGCGCACCCAAATCCAGCGGGTTCTAA
- a CDS encoding OFA family MFS transporter, whose protein sequence is MSSTEATKNRWLIAASAVAIHLSIGSIYAYSIYQIPLNEAQGWGTSSVTTAFSIAIFVLGITAAFLGSYVEKYGPRLSGLAAAVLYGLGMVGSGLSVQLGSLPLFLATFGVVGGMGLGLGYITPIGTLVEWFPDRRGMATGLAVMGFGAGALLTGPLGNYLIQSVGVATTFYALGVLYLVLMAAGASYLAKPPEGWLPEGIEDTPENQEEAKSALDGISNLTAKEARTSPRFWMVWLIVFINVSAGIMLLAFASPMLQQIAGASATTAAFITGYIGIFNGGGRIVWASLSDYIGRTTTYAAFFAIQIVAFFVMPQVAGVWLLAGLIFLVITCYGGGFACLPAYLSDLFGTQEVSAIHGYALTAWGFAGVAGPQLASAILESTGSYTSALYIMNGALVVGLITVAVLRWRIGKLQDAGRSRGTAETAN, encoded by the coding sequence ATGTCATCAACGGAGGCGACCAAGAACCGGTGGTTGATCGCCGCGTCGGCCGTCGCGATCCACCTCTCGATCGGGAGCATTTACGCGTACAGCATCTACCAGATCCCGCTGAACGAAGCCCAGGGGTGGGGGACGTCGAGCGTGACGACCGCGTTCTCCATCGCGATCTTCGTCCTCGGGATCACGGCGGCCTTCCTCGGGAGCTACGTCGAGAAGTACGGCCCGCGGTTATCCGGGCTGGCGGCGGCGGTGCTGTACGGCCTCGGGATGGTCGGATCGGGGCTCAGCGTCCAGCTCGGGAGCCTCCCGCTGTTCCTCGCCACGTTCGGGGTCGTCGGCGGGATGGGGCTCGGACTCGGCTACATCACGCCGATCGGAACGCTCGTCGAGTGGTTCCCCGACCGCCGCGGGATGGCGACGGGCCTCGCGGTGATGGGCTTCGGTGCCGGGGCGCTGCTGACCGGTCCACTCGGGAACTACCTCATCCAGTCCGTCGGCGTCGCGACGACGTTCTACGCGCTCGGCGTTCTCTACCTCGTCCTGATGGCCGCCGGCGCGAGCTATCTCGCCAAACCGCCGGAGGGCTGGCTCCCCGAGGGGATAGAGGACACCCCGGAGAACCAGGAGGAAGCGAAGAGCGCGCTCGACGGTATCAGCAACCTCACCGCGAAGGAGGCGCGCACCTCGCCGCGGTTCTGGATGGTCTGGCTCATCGTCTTCATCAACGTCTCCGCGGGGATCATGCTGCTCGCGTTCGCCTCGCCGATGCTCCAGCAGATCGCCGGTGCGAGCGCGACGACCGCGGCGTTCATCACCGGCTACATCGGGATCTTCAACGGCGGCGGCCGCATCGTGTGGGCCTCGCTGTCGGATTACATCGGCCGGACGACGACCTACGCGGCGTTCTTCGCCATCCAGATCGTCGCCTTCTTCGTGATGCCACAGGTCGCGGGCGTCTGGCTCCTCGCGGGGCTCATCTTCCTCGTCATCACCTGCTACGGCGGTGGCTTCGCCTGCCTCCCGGCCTACCTCAGCGACCTCTTCGGCACCCAGGAGGTCAGCGCGATCCACGGCTACGCGCTCACGGCGTGGGGATTCGCCGGGGTGGCCGGACCGCAGCTCGCCTCCGCGATCCTCGAATCCACGGGAAGCTACACCAGCGCGCTCTACATCATGAACGGGGCGCTCGTCGTCGGGCTGATCACGGTCGCGGTCCTCCGCTGGCGGATCGGGAAGCTCCAGGACGCGGGCCGGTCCCGCGGGACCGCCGAGACGGCCAACTGA
- the eno gene encoding phosphopyruvate hydratase, which produces MTLITEVRLRRILDSRGNPTVEAEVSTESGGFGRGAAPSGASTGAHEAVSLPADEAIAAAREHAVPRIEGQVYAGDQRSVDAALRAADGTDDFGTIGANSAVAVSMASAKAAADTLGAPLYQHLGGAFRGNSFPTPLGNVVGGGEHAKEATHIQEFLSAPVGAPSVTDAVFANARVHGEVSSILDDRGIPAAKGDEGAWAPAIDDEEAFEVVAEATDTVADEVGFEVGFGLDVAAAELYDPDDEVYRYGDTERTTGEQVEYVADLVDEYDLVYVEDPLDEEDFAGFADLTAQVGSETLVCGDDLFVTNTERLARGIDEAAANAILVKPNQIGTLSDAFDAVELGVENGLAPVISHRSGETEDTTIAHLAVATDAPFVKTGAVGGERTAKLNELIRIEETA; this is translated from the coding sequence GTGACGCTCATCACCGAGGTCCGGCTCCGGCGGATCCTCGACTCGCGTGGGAACCCCACGGTCGAGGCCGAGGTCTCGACGGAGTCGGGTGGGTTCGGTCGGGGGGCCGCCCCGAGCGGCGCGAGTACGGGGGCCCACGAGGCCGTGTCGCTCCCCGCCGACGAGGCAATCGCGGCGGCGCGCGAACACGCCGTCCCGCGGATCGAGGGGCAGGTCTACGCCGGCGACCAGCGCTCGGTGGACGCCGCGCTTCGGGCCGCCGACGGCACCGACGACTTCGGGACGATCGGCGCGAACAGCGCCGTCGCGGTCTCGATGGCGAGCGCGAAGGCCGCCGCCGACACCCTCGGCGCACCGCTCTATCAGCATCTCGGTGGGGCCTTCCGCGGCAACTCGTTCCCGACGCCGCTCGGCAACGTGGTCGGCGGGGGCGAACACGCGAAGGAAGCGACCCACATCCAGGAGTTCCTGTCCGCACCCGTGGGTGCGCCGAGCGTCACCGACGCGGTGTTCGCGAACGCGCGGGTCCACGGCGAGGTCAGTTCGATCCTCGACGACCGCGGGATCCCGGCGGCGAAGGGCGACGAGGGCGCGTGGGCACCCGCGATCGACGACGAGGAGGCCTTCGAGGTCGTCGCCGAGGCCACCGACACGGTGGCCGACGAGGTCGGCTTCGAGGTCGGCTTCGGGCTCGACGTGGCCGCGGCCGAGCTCTACGACCCCGACGACGAGGTCTATCGCTACGGCGACACCGAACGAACCACCGGGGAACAGGTCGAGTACGTCGCGGACCTCGTGGACGAGTACGACCTCGTCTACGTCGAGGACCCGCTCGACGAGGAGGACTTCGCTGGGTTCGCCGACCTCACCGCGCAGGTGGGCTCGGAGACGCTCGTCTGTGGCGACGACCTGTTCGTCACCAACACCGAGCGCCTCGCGCGCGGCATCGACGAGGCCGCGGCGAACGCCATTCTGGTGAAACCCAACCAGATCGGCACGCTCTCGGACGCGTTCGACGCGGTCGAACTCGGTGTGGAGAACGGGCTCGCGCCCGTTATCTCCCACCGGTCGGGCGAGACCGAGGACACCACGATCGCACACCTCGCCGTGGCGACCGACGCCCCGTTCGTGAAGACGGGCGCGGTCGGCGGCGAGCGAACAGCCAAGTTGAACGAACTCATCAGAATCGAGGAAACCGCATGA
- a CDS encoding 30S ribosomal protein S13, giving the protein MSAEDPDTPAEDEEEEDIRYFVRIGQTDLDGTKSVERALTGMNGVGRRTARIIAEQAEVDKTATLGRLDDDAVDAIIEGVEGLADEVPQWLVNRPKDYFSGEAAHEVGNDLSLTRQQDINRMQMISSYKGVRHNRGQKVRGQRTKSTGRSEGTIGVNVEALQEEMEEEEG; this is encoded by the coding sequence ATGAGTGCAGAAGACCCAGACACACCGGCCGAGGACGAAGAGGAGGAGGACATCCGCTACTTCGTCCGGATCGGCCAGACCGACCTCGACGGCACGAAAAGCGTCGAGCGGGCGCTGACCGGCATGAACGGTGTCGGCAGGCGAACCGCTCGCATCATCGCGGAGCAGGCGGAGGTCGACAAGACGGCGACCCTCGGTCGCCTCGACGACGACGCCGTCGACGCCATCATCGAGGGCGTCGAGGGACTCGCCGACGAGGTGCCGCAGTGGCTCGTCAACCGCCCGAAGGACTACTTCTCGGGCGAGGCGGCCCACGAGGTCGGCAACGACCTCTCGCTGACGCGACAGCAGGACATCAACCGAATGCAGATGATCAGTTCCTACAAAGGCGTGCGCCACAACCGCGGACAGAAGGTTCGCGGCCAGCGCACCAAGTCCACCGGCCGCTCGGAGGGTACCATCGGCGTGAACGTCGAGGCCCTCCAGGAAGAGATGGAAGAGGAGGAAGGGTAG
- a CDS encoding 30S ribosomal protein S9 codes for MVTNTSGKKKTAIARATISDGEGRVRVNSAPVELAEPELARLKMLEPFRLAEEQREEVDISVDVSGGGTVGQADAVRTAIARGLVQHTNDAELRDAYMEFDRSLLVNDVRQSESKKWGGPGARARYQKSYR; via the coding sequence ATGGTAACCAACACCTCAGGCAAGAAGAAGACCGCCATCGCCCGCGCGACGATCTCCGACGGGGAGGGTCGCGTCAGAGTCAACTCGGCACCCGTCGAGCTCGCCGAACCCGAGCTCGCGCGGCTGAAGATGCTCGAACCGTTCCGGCTCGCCGAGGAGCAGCGCGAGGAGGTCGACATCTCGGTCGACGTCTCGGGCGGCGGGACGGTCGGCCAGGCCGACGCGGTCCGGACCGCGATCGCCCGCGGGCTGGTCCAGCACACCAACGACGCCGAGCTCCGCGACGCCTACATGGAGTTCGACCGGTCGCTGCTGGTGAACGACGTCCGCCAGTCCGAGTCGAAGAAGTGGGGCGGTCCCGGCGCACGCGCGCGCTACCAGAAATCCTACCGATAA
- a CDS encoding DNA-directed RNA polymerase subunit N — MMVPVRCFTCGSVVGEHWEAFESRIEDGEDPGDVLDDLGVKRHCCRRMLVSHTDLVDIVAPYQ; from the coding sequence ATGATGGTTCCGGTGCGGTGTTTCACCTGCGGGAGCGTCGTCGGCGAACACTGGGAGGCGTTCGAGTCGCGGATCGAGGACGGCGAGGACCCCGGTGACGTGCTCGACGACCTCGGTGTGAAACGCCACTGCTGTCGGCGGATGCTCGTCTCGCACACCGACCTCGTGGACATCGTGGCTCCCTACCAGTGA
- a CDS encoding 30S ribosomal protein S4, which translates to MALGTNTKGYETPNHPFQGERIAEESGLMGRYGLKNKEELWRAESELRDFRREARRLLGNAQGDPEEAEREGEPFLNRLRRLGILNETDSIDAVLSLDTTDVLERRLQTVVYRNGLANTPKQARQFVSHGHIVIGDSRVTAPSRKVSTTEEDRVAFDEGSSLADELHPERAEGQE; encoded by the coding sequence ATGGCGCTTGGCACCAACACCAAGGGCTACGAGACCCCGAACCACCCGTTCCAGGGCGAGCGCATCGCCGAGGAGTCCGGGCTGATGGGTCGCTACGGCCTGAAGAACAAGGAGGAGCTCTGGCGAGCCGAGTCCGAGCTTCGTGACTTCCGTCGCGAGGCCCGACGGCTGCTCGGGAACGCACAGGGCGACCCCGAGGAGGCCGAGCGCGAGGGCGAGCCGTTCCTGAACCGGCTCCGCCGCCTCGGCATCCTCAACGAGACCGACTCGATCGACGCCGTCCTGAGCCTCGACACCACCGACGTGCTCGAACGCCGGCTCCAGACCGTCGTCTACCGCAACGGCCTGGCGAACACGCCGAAGCAGGCACGTCAGTTCGTCTCCCACGGTCACATCGTGATCGGCGACAGCCGCGTGACGGCTCCCTCCCGGAAGGTCTCGACCACCGAGGAGGACCGGGTCGCCTTCGACGAGGGGAGTTCGCTCGCGGACGAACTGCATCCCGAACGTGCGGAGGGGCAGGAATGA